A window of the Desulforapulum autotrophicum HRM2 genome harbors these coding sequences:
- a CDS encoding DUF3427 domain-containing protein produces MSIPPGLYEQLITQALKQELAKLDHGLKSITTQVDTEESHGILARHMEQYLAGILARVKGSNKLSKQIAVCNELISSACKSIEKDQNGHGQIDLEGRRLLQVLDPALANSPRPATPLSVGALLTATSGDPSLVSQLKQEMLHADGVDMLVSFIKWSGIRIIKDELKALTRHGRLRVITTSYLGATDLKAIEFLLSLPNTEVQVSFNTRQTRLHAKAYIFHRKSAFGAAYVGSSNISNPALTDGLEWNVKLCQQESDHLWEKINATFETYLRSREFEPISLESLPRLERALNQERGGGAFSADQELSFFNIVPYVYQQEILDTLKAERALHHRWRNLVVAATGTGKTIIAAFDFKQSFERPGQKRMLFVAHREEILVQSRGVFRNILRDHNFGELWVGNHRPDHLEKLFVSVQTLNARALWDQVPPDFFDYIVVDEFHHGAAPSYQRLLDYFTPKILLGLTATPERADGKDILAWFHGRICSEIRLPDAINQKLLSPFQYFGISDCVDYSHVKWQRGGYDRNGLEKLLITGDDIRARLIIEKAKEILLDVSAARGICFCVSQAHAGYMAEKFQAAGISAMALTAETARDVRRAAVKRLQQRDVNFLCVVDLFNEGVDIPEIDTVLFLRPTESLTVFLQQLGRGLRLCEGKEHLTVLDFIGQAHQKFNFEIRFRSLLGKTSSRVEDEITASFPSLPSGCVIEMEKEAQRHVLDNIKKALTHASKNQMIQRMATFEAETGLALTLDRFVDHHHLTLDDVYKRGAWSRLCVQAGLKESFHDPDEPILTRGLRRFCHHNDPAQLEQLLAVLRSHLDPASLDAMDSGMKQLLTLFCFSIWNSAPPETTLFSNLSRLKTNETLMDEVCGLMEILMERADSLVHPADLPFSCPLSVHARYTRDEILAGLGCLTLENRIKLREGVKFLPEIRADLLFITLNKTEKEYSPTTMYKDYALDEGLFHWQSQSTTSDTSPTGQRYILHEKQGHQILLFVREQKTANGLACPYYFLGPACYDSHTGSRPMSIVWRLKYPMPARLTRATRRLAVA; encoded by the coding sequence ATGTCCATCCCACCCGGATTATACGAACAACTGATCACCCAGGCACTCAAGCAAGAACTGGCCAAACTGGACCATGGACTCAAAAGCATCACCACCCAGGTGGACACCGAAGAGAGCCACGGCATACTGGCCCGGCACATGGAACAATACCTTGCCGGCATCCTGGCACGGGTCAAGGGCAGTAACAAGCTTTCAAAACAGATTGCCGTGTGCAATGAACTCATCTCTTCGGCCTGTAAATCCATTGAAAAGGATCAGAATGGCCATGGGCAAATTGATCTGGAGGGCAGACGTTTGTTGCAGGTCCTTGATCCTGCCCTTGCCAATTCCCCCAGACCGGCAACGCCTTTGTCCGTGGGGGCGTTGCTTACGGCCACATCCGGTGACCCCTCCCTGGTTTCCCAGCTCAAACAGGAAATGCTGCACGCCGATGGGGTGGATATGCTGGTTTCGTTTATTAAATGGAGCGGTATCCGCATCATCAAGGATGAACTCAAAGCCTTGACCCGGCATGGTCGGCTGCGGGTCATCACCACCTCCTACCTGGGGGCAACGGATCTTAAAGCCATCGAGTTTCTGCTGTCCCTTCCCAACACCGAGGTGCAGGTCTCGTTCAATACCCGGCAGACACGCCTCCATGCCAAGGCCTATATCTTTCACCGGAAAAGCGCTTTTGGTGCGGCCTATGTGGGGTCGTCCAATATTTCAAATCCTGCCTTGACCGATGGCCTGGAGTGGAATGTGAAGCTGTGCCAGCAGGAATCGGATCATCTCTGGGAAAAGATCAATGCCACCTTTGAGACCTATCTGCGGTCCCGGGAGTTCGAACCCATCTCCCTGGAATCTCTGCCGCGCCTGGAACGCGCCCTGAACCAGGAAAGGGGTGGCGGCGCATTCTCAGCCGATCAGGAACTCTCTTTTTTCAATATTGTCCCCTATGTCTATCAACAGGAAATTCTGGACACACTGAAAGCGGAAAGAGCCTTGCACCATCGATGGAGAAATCTGGTGGTGGCAGCCACAGGCACGGGCAAGACCATTATTGCGGCCTTTGATTTTAAACAATCCTTTGAACGCCCCGGGCAAAAGCGAATGCTTTTTGTGGCCCACCGGGAGGAGATACTTGTTCAATCCCGGGGGGTATTTCGAAATATCTTACGGGACCACAATTTTGGAGAGTTGTGGGTGGGCAACCACAGGCCTGACCATCTGGAGAAACTCTTTGTATCGGTGCAGACCCTTAATGCAAGGGCGCTGTGGGACCAGGTGCCCCCGGATTTTTTCGACTATATTGTGGTGGATGAGTTTCACCATGGTGCTGCCCCCAGTTACCAGCGATTGCTGGATTATTTTACGCCGAAGATTTTACTGGGATTGACGGCCACACCGGAACGGGCCGATGGCAAGGATATTCTGGCCTGGTTCCATGGCCGTATCTGCTCTGAAATCCGGTTGCCCGATGCCATCAACCAGAAACTGCTTTCTCCGTTTCAATATTTTGGCATCAGCGATTGTGTGGACTATTCCCATGTAAAATGGCAACGGGGCGGCTATGATCGCAATGGGCTTGAAAAACTGCTTATCACCGGTGATGATATCCGTGCCCGGCTGATCATTGAAAAGGCAAAGGAGATTCTGCTGGATGTTTCCGCTGCCCGGGGCATCTGTTTTTGTGTTTCCCAGGCCCATGCCGGGTATATGGCAGAAAAGTTCCAGGCTGCCGGTATTTCAGCCATGGCACTTACGGCAGAGACTGCCCGGGATGTCCGACGGGCGGCCGTGAAACGCCTGCAGCAGCGAGATGTGAATTTTCTCTGTGTGGTGGATCTTTTCAACGAGGGGGTGGACATCCCGGAAATTGATACAGTGCTTTTTCTTCGGCCCACGGAGAGTTTGACCGTTTTTTTGCAGCAGCTGGGACGGGGGCTACGGCTGTGTGAGGGAAAAGAGCACCTCACTGTTCTTGATTTCATTGGCCAGGCCCACCAGAAATTTAATTTTGAGATCCGGTTCCGGTCCCTGCTGGGCAAAACTTCAAGCCGCGTTGAAGATGAAATTACGGCCTCTTTTCCTTCGTTGCCGTCGGGCTGTGTCATTGAAATGGAAAAAGAGGCCCAGCGCCATGTGCTGGATAACATAAAAAAAGCCCTGACCCATGCCAGTAAAAACCAGATGATCCAACGTATGGCCACATTTGAGGCGGAAACGGGCCTTGCCCTGACCCTGGATCGATTCGTGGATCATCACCATCTGACCCTGGATGACGTCTACAAAAGGGGAGCATGGTCCCGGCTGTGTGTGCAGGCGGGTCTCAAAGAGTCGTTCCATGATCCTGATGAACCGATTTTGACCAGGGGGTTGCGGCGGTTCTGCCACCACAATGACCCGGCCCAGCTTGAACAGCTGTTGGCTGTATTAAGATCACATCTGGACCCAGCCTCCCTGGATGCCATGGATTCTGGGATGAAACAGCTGCTGACACTGTTCTGTTTTTCCATCTGGAACAGCGCCCCTCCGGAAACCACACTTTTCAGCAATTTGTCCCGTTTGAAAACCAATGAAACCTTGATGGACGAGGTGTGCGGGTTGATGGAAATTCTCATGGAACGGGCCGATTCCCTTGTGCACCCCGCAGATCTGCCTTTTTCCTGTCCCCTTTCGGTCCATGCCCGTTACACCCGGGATGAGATTCTGGCCGGCCTTGGGTGCCTTACCCTGGAAAACCGGATAAAGTTACGGGAAGGCGTGAAGTTTTTGCCGGAGATTCGAGCAGACCTGTTGTTTATCACCTTGAATAAAACGGAAAAAGAGTATTCCCCCACCACCATGTACAAGGATTATGCCCTGGACGAGGGTTTGTTTCACTGGCAGTCCCAGAGTACCACCAGCGACACCTCTCCCACGGGACAACGATACATCCTTCACGAAAAACAGGGTCACCAGATATTGCTGTTTGTCCGGGAACAAAAAACCGCCAATGGGCTTGCCTGTCCCTATTATTTCCTTGGCCCTGCATGCTATGACAGTCACACGGGCAGTCGGCCCATGTCCATTGTGTGGCGTTTGAAATACCCCATGCCGGCACGATTGACCCGGGCCACCCGGCGTCTGGCTGTGGCATGA
- a CDS encoding endonuclease NucS domain-containing protein has product MSPMYDKPVRILMQDMIPALGIKPGDTFSRDQAIAWFAANYPKIKKGTVTAHLMRLSTNVASRHQYSPRADGSDDVFFKMDTRTFRLYEQGSDPVPLTTGVTDQYQEDIEDTEPENTGEFAYERDLRDFLARNLHLIEPGLSLYADEGMSGIEFPAGGRFIDLLALDGNGDFVVIELKVSKGYDRVIGQLLCYVNWIRQNLADPEQRVRGFIIAKSISEDLRLATSSLAEVSLFEYELSVSITPVEASAR; this is encoded by the coding sequence ATGTCACCAATGTATGACAAGCCAGTTCGTATCCTGATGCAGGACATGATTCCTGCGCTAGGGATTAAACCGGGCGATACGTTCTCCCGTGACCAAGCCATTGCTTGGTTCGCCGCAAACTATCCCAAGATCAAGAAGGGAACGGTAACTGCACATTTGATGCGCCTTTCAACCAATGTCGCATCGCGGCATCAGTACAGCCCCCGAGCCGATGGTTCTGATGATGTCTTTTTTAAGATGGATACCCGTACTTTTAGGCTCTACGAACAAGGAAGCGACCCCGTACCACTGACGACGGGAGTTACGGACCAATATCAAGAAGATATTGAAGATACCGAACCTGAAAATACTGGAGAATTTGCTTATGAGCGTGACCTGAGAGATTTCTTGGCCAGGAATCTTCATCTCATAGAACCGGGCCTATCTCTGTATGCTGATGAGGGAATGTCTGGTATCGAATTCCCTGCAGGTGGTCGCTTTATCGACCTCCTTGCGCTCGACGGCAATGGGGATTTCGTAGTTATTGAATTGAAGGTGTCGAAAGGCTATGACCGAGTTATTGGCCAGCTACTCTGTTATGTGAACTGGATCAGGCAAAACCTGGCAGATCCTGAGCAACGTGTACGAGGTTTTATCATTGCCAAAAGTATTAGTGAGGACCTTCGACTTGCAACATCTAGTCTTGCCGAGGTGTCGCTATTTGAGTATGAATTGTCAGTGTCAATTACGCCGGTCGAGGCGTCTGCGCGGTGA
- a CDS encoding tetratricopeptide repeat protein — protein MLLLRVAKSCDRRRARLSTLGKYLERTGRYVSSETIFLNCWKRVEKAKGPDHPDVAATLNNLAGLYESQGKYEEAEPLYQRALKILKAQLGKDHPNTKIVQRNYDEFKREKKI, from the coding sequence ATGCTCTTGCTACGGGTCGCAAAAAGCTGCGACCGCAGAAGAGCAAGGTTATCTACTTTAGGTAAATATTTAGAGAGGACAGGAAGATACGTTTCAAGTGAAACCATCTTTTTAAACTGTTGGAAAAGAGTAGAGAAGGCAAAAGGCCCTGACCATCCAGATGTCGCAGCCACATTGAACAACCTGGCCGGGCTATATGAGTCCCAGGGCAAATATGAAGAAGCAGAACCCCTTTATCAAAGGGCTCTGAAGATCTTAAAGGCCCAGCTTGGGAAAGATCATCCAAATACAAAAATTGTGCAGAGGAATTATGATGAATTCAAAAGGGAGAAAAAAATTTAG
- a CDS encoding nuclease-related domain-containing protein, translating into MDLTPIFNQAWEVFGILIPVAILIGLIKTPWFKGVAGELIVNLSAKFMLDKKVYHLIKNVTLPTEDGTTQIDHIIVSRYGVFVVETKNMKGWIFGSPHQKTWTQKIYKHSSKFQNPLHQNYKHVRTLQSLLELNPEQIHSVIVFVGDSTFKTPMPENVTYGFGYAKFIKSKTSPVLSEGQVENIVSHINGGRLARSFKTNRDHVRHVKKIVAEKENTPSCPKCGMPMVMREVKRGENKGKQFWGCANYPKCRGTVNL; encoded by the coding sequence ATGGATTTAACACCAATTTTCAATCAGGCATGGGAAGTGTTTGGGATTCTCATCCCTGTCGCAATTTTAATAGGATTGATCAAAACGCCCTGGTTTAAAGGCGTTGCAGGTGAATTAATTGTTAACCTTTCGGCAAAATTCATGCTGGATAAAAAGGTGTATCACCTGATAAAAAATGTTACCCTGCCAACGGAGGACGGCACCACACAGATCGACCATATTATTGTTTCAAGGTATGGGGTCTTTGTTGTTGAAACAAAAAACATGAAAGGCTGGATATTTGGCAGCCCTCACCAAAAGACATGGACCCAGAAGATTTACAAACATTCAAGCAAATTTCAAAATCCCCTCCACCAGAACTATAAACATGTAAGGACTTTACAATCATTGCTTGAACTTAACCCGGAACAGATACACTCGGTCATTGTTTTTGTTGGCGACAGCACCTTTAAAACCCCAATGCCGGAAAACGTAACCTACGGCTTTGGTTATGCCAAATTTATCAAATCCAAAACAAGTCCCGTTTTATCTGAGGGTCAGGTTGAAAACATCGTCTCTCATATTAATGGCGGCAGACTGGCAAGATCTTTTAAGACCAACCGGGATCATGTTCGACACGTCAAAAAAATTGTGGCTGAGAAAGAGAACACACCCTCTTGTCCTAAATGTGGGATGCCCATGGTAATGCGTGAAGTAAAACGGGGAGAAAACAAAGGAAAACAATTTTGGGGCTGTGCAAACTATCCAAAATGCAGGGGCACGGTGAACCTCTGA